In Collimonas arenae, a single genomic region encodes these proteins:
- the garD gene encoding galactarate dehydratase, with amino-acid sequence MSATSAEAAEAIAGKPLYIRMQDDDNVAIVVNDGGLPAGAVFPCGLVLRDKVPQGHKVALRDLAEGEAIIRYGVAIGFALRAILQGSWIEESLVRMPPARELTNLPIATRVPAMAKPLDGYTFEGYRNADGTVGTRNILAISTTVQCVSGVVEHAVKRIKAELLPKYPHVDDVIGLEHTYGCGVAIDAPGAEIPIRTLRNISMNPNFGGQAMVVSLGCEKLQPGRLFPQGAIPIQNTGGKEDGLRVVCLQDAEHVGFESMIDDIMATAEEQLGELNRRRRETCPASELTVGVQCGGSDAFSGVTANPAVGYATDLLVRAGATVMFSETTEVRDGIDQLTSRAANAEVAAAMIREMAWYDDYLTRGGVDRSANTTPGNKKGGLANIVEKAMGSIVKSGSSVISGVLSPGDKVKQKGLIYAATPASDFVCGTLQLAAGMNLHVFTTGRGTPYGLAAVPVIKVATRNDLARRWHDLMDVNAGRIASGEASIEDVGWELFNLMLDVASGRKQTWAEHHKLHNALTLFNPAPIT; translated from the coding sequence ATGAGCGCAACATCAGCAGAAGCAGCAGAAGCGATAGCCGGCAAGCCGCTGTATATCCGCATGCAGGATGACGATAACGTCGCCATCGTAGTCAATGACGGCGGCTTGCCGGCGGGGGCGGTGTTTCCTTGCGGCCTGGTATTGCGCGACAAAGTCCCGCAAGGCCACAAGGTAGCGCTGCGCGATCTGGCCGAAGGCGAAGCTATTATCCGTTACGGCGTAGCGATTGGTTTTGCCTTGCGCGCCATTCTGCAAGGCAGCTGGATCGAGGAATCGCTGGTGCGCATGCCACCGGCGCGTGAACTCACCAACCTGCCGATTGCGACGCGGGTTCCTGCGATGGCGAAGCCGCTGGATGGCTACACCTTCGAAGGCTATCGCAATGCCGATGGCACTGTCGGCACGCGCAATATCCTGGCGATCAGCACTACGGTGCAATGCGTATCCGGCGTGGTGGAACATGCGGTCAAGCGCATCAAGGCCGAACTGTTGCCGAAATATCCGCATGTGGACGACGTCATCGGCCTGGAACACACCTATGGCTGCGGCGTGGCGATCGATGCGCCGGGCGCCGAGATTCCGATTCGCACTTTGCGCAACATCAGCATGAATCCGAACTTCGGCGGCCAGGCGATGGTGGTCAGCCTCGGTTGCGAAAAACTGCAACCGGGCCGGTTGTTCCCGCAAGGCGCGATTCCGATCCAGAATACCGGCGGCAAGGAAGACGGCTTGCGCGTGGTCTGCCTGCAAGATGCGGAGCATGTCGGGTTTGAATCCATGATCGACGACATCATGGCGACGGCGGAAGAGCAGTTGGGTGAATTGAACCGGCGTCGCCGCGAAACCTGTCCGGCATCCGAGCTCACCGTCGGCGTCCAGTGCGGCGGCAGCGACGCCTTCTCCGGCGTGACTGCGAATCCGGCGGTGGGCTATGCCACCGATCTGCTGGTGCGCGCCGGCGCCACCGTGATGTTCTCCGAAACCACGGAAGTGCGCGACGGCATCGACCAGCTGACATCGCGCGCCGCCAATGCAGAGGTAGCGGCAGCGATGATACGCGAGATGGCCTGGTACGACGATTACCTGACGCGCGGCGGCGTCGACCGCAGCGCCAACACCACGCCGGGCAATAAAAAGGGCGGCCTGGCGAATATCGTCGAGAAGGCCATGGGCTCGATCGTCAAGTCCGGCAGCAGCGTTATTTCCGGCGTGCTGTCGCCTGGCGACAAGGTAAAACAAAAAGGCTTGATCTACGCCGCCACACCAGCCAGCGATTTTGTCTGCGGCACATTGCAACTGGCGGCCGGCATGAACCTGCACGTCTTTACCACCGGACGCGGCACTCCCTACGGCCTGGCGGCGGTACCGGTGATCAAGGTGGCGACGCGCAACGACCTGGCGCGCCGCTGGCACGACCTGATGGACGTCAACGCCGGCCGCATCGCCAGCGGCGAAGCCAGCATCGAAGACGTCGGCTGGGAACTGTTCAATCTGATGCTGGATGTCGCCAGCGGCCGCAAGCAAACCTGGGCCGAACATCACAAATTGCATAACGCGTTGACGCTGTTCAATCCTGCGCCGATTACCTGA